The following is a genomic window from Janibacter sp. DB-40.
TCGTAGTCACGGGAGGCCAGCTTGCTCTCCCAGCGCGCCGCGAGCTCCGGTGAGTGGCGAAGGGCGGGGACGGCCGCGTTGGTCATCGTGATCGGGCAGATGTGGCCGGGCTCGGCCTGGCTCCAGGTGATCAGGCCGGCCGCCCGCCGCACGTGCGCGCCGCTCCCTTCGCCCCGGGTCCATGCCTCGCCGGTGAGCCCGGCGTCGGCGGCGGTACGCATCAGCTCGTGCCATCCGGGATCGAACTCGACCTCGTCGATGCGGTGACCGAAGCGGTCGTGGGTGACCAGCCGCGGGGTGTTGCGGTGGGCACGGTCGGCCCAGCCGGCGGCCTCCTGCGAACCTGCCAGGAGCCCCAGGGCGGTGAGCTCCGCCACGGACGTCGCCCGCTGCTCGGCGGGGACCCAGCGGGAGATCCCCTCGGTGAGCGCGGGGTCGGTGGAGAAGACGTCCTGGCCGCTCAGCGGCGGGGGCTGGTTGGTCACCTCGTGCGTCGGCATGGGTGCAGCCTAGAGCGCGGGCCCGGGGGCGGGCGCGGCCCTCTCCGGAGGGCGAGTTCCCCGGCAATCCGGGCGACTCGGGCCGTGTCAGTGCCCAGTTTGGTTCTGACGGAATCTATGGGCTAATCTTCCACAGCACGCCGACGCAGAGAAGCGGCAAGCGTGAGTGCGGATGTAGCTCAGTTGGTAGAGCGCAACCTTGCCAAGGTTGAGGTCGCCGGTTCGAGGCCGGTCATCCGCTCGGAAGGTTCACCGCCTTCATTGGTGGAGTGGCCGAGAGGCGAGGCAACGGCCTGCAAAGCCGTCTACACGGGTTCAAATCCCGTCTCCACCTCGACCGTGCAGAGCCTGCATGGAACTGAAAAGTGCACGACCTCGGGCGATTGGCGCAGCGGTAGCGCGCTTCCTTGACACGGAAGAGGTCACTGGTTCAAACCCAGTATCGCCCACCAGCACGACGAAGGCCCCCGAGCAGCGGAGACGCTGCTCAGGGGCCTTCGTCGTGCCCGGAGGGTGTCGTGGCGCGGGGTCGCTCGGCGCATCCGGACGTGTCATGTCGCGACGAGCGGGTAGGACAGCGGCGACCGTAGGGCGCCGTGCCGAGAACGGGAACGGCCGGATCTTGCGGGACATGGTCTGACGAGAGGAACCCACGATGACGTCTGTGTGGCTGCAGGACCGGGAGCCCTTCCCATCGGACTCGCTCGACGGGGGCAGGGTCCAGGACGTCGTCGTGGGCGCGGGGATCACCGGCCTGGTGACTGCCCTGCTCCTCGCCCGTGCCGGCCGGCAGGTGGTCGTCCTCGAGGCCCGCACGCCGGGCGCCGTCACGACCGGCAACTCCACCGCCAAGGTGTCGCTCCTCCAGGCGACGCGCTACTCCCAACTGCTGGGCAGGCACTCCGAGGACGTCGTGCGCGCGTACGTCGAGGGCAACCGGGAGGGCCGGGACTGGTTGCTGCGCTACTGCGCGGAGCACGACGTGGGCGTGCTCCGGCGTCCGGCCGTGACCTATGCGTCCGATGACGGAGAGGGCCTGCGCCGGGCCAAGGAGGAGCACGAGGCGGCGCGGCGCCTCGACCTGGGGGTGCGGTGGGAGCACGACCTTCCGGTGCCCTTCCCCACGTCCGGGGGCACGGTCCTCGACGACCAGGCCGAGGTCGACCCGATGGCCCTCGTGGATGCGCTCGTGCGGGACCTGCGCGACCACGGTGGGCGGGTGGTCACCGGGACGCGCGTGCGCGGGGTCACCGGAACGGGGCAGCTGACCGTCCAGTGCCGGGGCGGGTCGTCAGTGGTGTGTGACCAGCTCGTCCTCGCCACCGGGACACCGGTCCTCGACCGGGGTCTGCACTTCGCCCGGCTCAGCCCGGAGCGTTCCTACGCGCTCGCCCTGGAGCACCCGGCTCCGCCGGAGATGATGCTCATCTCGTCCCACGGGCCCAGCCGGTCCCTGCGTGATGCCCGGGCCGGCGACGCGCGGCTGTTGCTCGTCGGCGGGGAGGGCCACACCGTCGGACGCACCGACTCCGAGCGCCTGCACGTGGACCGGCTGCGCCGATGGACCCGGGAGCACTTCCCCGAGGCGACGGAGGTCGCGCACTGGTCGGCACAGGACTACGTCTCGCACGACCTGCTCCCCGTCATCGACACGATGCCCGGCAGCTCGGAGCGCATCCACGTGGCCACCGGGTACGGCAAGTGGGGCATGACCAACGGCGTCGCGGCCGCGCTCGCGACGGCGGCGCGCATCCTCGACGGCCGCGTGCCGTGGGCGCAGAGGCTGCAGGACCGACCGGTACGGGCGGGTGCCGTGCGTGGGTTCGCCACCATCAATGCCGGGGTGGTCGCCTCCGGAGTCAGGCATGCCGCCGGTGCCGCCCTGCGGCCCCTCGACGAGACACCCCCGAGCGAGGGGAAGGGGGTGGTGGGCCGCCGTGGGCCCGTGCCCACGGCGGTGTCCACCGTCGATGGGCGCACCTGTGCCCTCTCGGCCGTGTGCACCCACCTCGGTGGTGTCGTGGAGTGGAACGACGTCGAGCAGTCCTGGGACTGCTCGCTGCACGGCTCCCGCTTCAGCCACTCCGGGGAGGTGCTGGAAGGACCGGCGACCCGCCCCCTTCGCCCTGCCCGCGGGAGCGACTGACCGCCGACGACGCAGCCGGCTCACCGGGGTCAGGGCAGGGGACTACGGGGCTCCACGCCCTGCTGGTGGTGTCGACGTACGGTGCCGCCCGGCCAACGTCAGGAGGTCGGGGAGCAGTCAGTGTCCGGACCAGTAGACGTGGAGGTCCAGCTCCTGCCGGGCGGTCATCGCGCTTCCCAACCAAATCTGGGGCGAATCCCGCAGAGTCCTCCGCGACACCGGCACGACCAGTCCCCGGGTCGTCCGGAGCAGGAGTGCACACGGGAGCGCCCGGTGTCTCGGCAGGAGGCCGCGCAGGCTGACCACCACCCACTCGGGGACGGCCGACTCGGCGTCCGCCAGGACGTCGACGATGTGCCCGAGGAGCTGTCCGGTGGTGCTGCGGACCTCGTGCCCGAGGTAGGAGCGGATCGCCATGTCCGGAATGTGCACGGCCACGTCCCCTCCTCGGTCGGGTGCTGGAGGCTCGGGCGAGTGCCGGAGCCGCGTGTCGGTCTGTCCGGCCCTACCCGTCCTCCGGGTCGCCATGCGTTCGTTGCGCGATCAACCTCCGCGGATCGGTTGCATGCCGCGGATCACTGTGGTTGTCTGAAGATCGTTGTCGGCTCGAGACCGTGGCTGGCGTGGTTCTTTTTGAGGAAGAGGCCGCACCTTGTCCGTTACATCGCAGCAGAGCACAACCGAGAGTCGGGACCGTGAGTCCGTCGAACTCCTGGCGCAGGCGTGCGCCGAGCCGGATCCAGCGCAGGCCAGTCGATTGCGCGAGCGCGTCGTCCTGGCGAACCGGGGCCTGGCCGACACGCTGGCGCGCCGCTTCGAGGGGCGCGGCATCGAGGTCGACGACCTGCACCAGGTCGCGATGCTCGGCCTCGTCCAGGCGGCACGGCGCTACCGCCCCGACAAGGGCCACGGGTTCACGGCCTTCGCCGCGCCGACCATCACGGGCGAGCTCAAACGCTACTTCCGGGACCACGGGTGGGCGGTGCGTCCGCCGCGGGCCCTGCAGGAGATGCACCAGCAGGTCCGGGAGACCTCGGCCGCCCTGAGCCAGGAGCTCCAGCGCGACGTCACCGATGCCGAGGTCGCCGACGAGCTCGACATCGACGTCGCCGAGGTGCGTGCCGCACGGGCGGCAGGGGACCGGTACCGCTCGACCTCGCTGGACGCCCCGATCCGGGCCTCCGGCCCGGTGCTGTCCGAGACACTGGCCGCGGACGACGGCGAGGAGTCCTACGACAAGGTCGTCACGCTGATCTCGTTGCGCGCGGCGATGGAGGACCTCGACGGGCGCGAGCGGCAGATCCTGCGGCTGCGCTTCTCCGCCGACCTCACCCAGCAGGAGATCGGGGAGCGGATCGGGGTGAGCCAGATGCAGGTCTCGCGCATCCTCAGCTCCGTCTGCCGCCGACTGCGCACGCGCATCGACGGACGGGAGCCGGTCTCGACGGGCTGAGTCCTCGCCACGCCCGGACGACGGTGTCCGGGGAGCCGGACGGGTGCGACACCCGAGGTCACCAGGTCCAGGTGAACCCGTAGGCGCCCGGGTCGGCGTCCTCCAGGACGAGTGCCGCCTGCAGGGTGTCGTCGAGCGGGACGGGGTCGAGGAACTCGAAGTCCTTCCCCGGCGCCTTCTGCACGCGGCGCAGCGTCGCGGGCGGGGCGGCGAACTCGACCGAGACGACGATGCTCCTCGTCGTGTGCGGCGCGCCCCAGATGAACCCGTCGGAGTAGCCGAGGGTGCCGTCCTCGTCGGGGTGGGAGATCACCTCGTACTCGTAGGCGTGGGACTGGCCCTTGGTGAGGGGGCGCGGCAGGTCCACCCCGAAGACGGTGACGTTGCTGTCCTCGAAGTCCCACCGTCCGGACAGCCGACAGCCCCGCAGGGGCACGAAGTCCAGGCGGGCGGCCGTGGTGTGCTCGTCGCCGTTCTGGACGTTGAAGACCCGCTCGAGCCCGTGCTCGACCGCCTCCAGCGCGACCTGGCAGCGGGTCGTGGACATCCGGCGGTCCACGCCGATGGTGGTGTGCCAGGTCTGGTTGATCACCCGGTAGGCACCCAGGACCGAGCGGGTCATCGCATCGATCTGCTCCATCTCCGACAGGGTGGGGTCGACGAGGAGGCCGTCGTACCCGGGTTGGCGGGGTGTGGCCCACGCGTGCAAGAACTCGGCCTGGTCCTGCGGTGGGAGCCTCATCGCCAGGGCCAGCTGCTGCAGGGTGGCCAGCTGGGGGTGCTGGATCTCCCCGCGCTCCAGGCCACGGATCGTGCGCACGCTCACCCCGGAGTCGTGACCGAGGTCGCTCTGCGTGGCGCCGTACCTCTGCCGCAGACTCCTCAGCAGGGCGCCGGCGCGGGCTGGATGACTCATGGCTCCACCCTGCCGGAAATGGTCGGCCCCGTCGCCCCGGGTGGACCGTTCGGGCCGCTCCTTCCCCTCGAGGAGCGGCCCGCGGTCCTCCCCCCCGGAGCCAACCGTGGCCAACGCTAGGGGCTCCACCCAGCCGATGACCAGACTTCGTGACCGAATTGCCGCTGGGTTGCCGCTCCCGGCACGACCCCGTCACGGTGGGCCTCTATCCTTCCGGCGTGGAGTTCGCGCGATTCGGGTCGACGACGTGGTCCGACCCGGTGGAGGTCAGCCACGATGCGAGTGACCTCGAGCGTGGCTCGTGGGTCGTGGTGGTCACCTTCGAGGGCGAGCTGACCGCCGTCCGTTTCGCCCACCGCGACGAAGGGGGCGGGGCACCGGGCCGTGCCGAGCGGTGGCCGGGCGTGGCCGGCTGGCGGGCGAGTCTGGACCGGGCGGGGTACGTGGCCGGGGTCGAGGAGATCCGTCGGCGGATCGCCGCCGGGACCGTCTACCAGGTGAACCTCACGACCATGCTCGAGACGCACCTGCCCCCGGACGCACACCTGCCCGACCTCGCCGCACGACTCGCGAGAGGCAACCCCGCCCCCTTCGCCGGGACCGTCCACGTGCCCTCGGCGGGGCTGGACCTCGTCACCGCCTCCCCGGAGCGCTACGTGGCCCGCAGCGGCGACCGGCTGCTGTCCAGCCCGATCAAGGGCACCGCGCCGACGCCTGAGCAGATGCTGACCAAGGACGTCGCGGAGAACGTGATGATCGTCGACCTCGTGCGGCACGACCTGCAGCAGGTCTGCTCGGCGGGGAGCGTCGTCGTCGAGCGGCTGTGCGCACCGGAGGCGCACCCTGGGTTGGTCCATCTCGTCAGCGACGTCGCCGGACGGCTGCGCCCGGACGTCACCTGGGCGGACGTCCTCGGGGCGACCTTCCCGCCCGGGTCGGTCAGCGGCGCGCCGAAGTCGAGCGCCCTGCAGGCGATCGCCGACCTCGAGACGGCCCCGCGGGGTCCCTACTGCGGCGCCCTCGGGTGGATCGAGCGGGATGACGACGGATGCGCGACCGGGGAACTCGCGGTGGGGATCCGGACGTTCTGTGCGACGACGGCCCCGGACGGGGGACGACTGCTGCGCTTCGGGACGGGAGCGGGCATCACGTGGTCCTCGGACCCGGAGGGGGAGTGGGCCGAGTGCGAGCTCAAGACCCGGGTCCTGATGGATCTGGCATCTGGAAGAGTAGGGCCATGAGCGACGTACGGGTGTGGGTCAACGGATCGATCGTGGGGCCGGACGAGCCGTCCCTGGCCGCACTCGACCACGGCGTGACCGTGGGTGACGGGGCCTTCGAGACGTGCAAGATCGTCGACGGCGAGGTCTTCGCCGCCGATCGCCACCTCGCGCGCATGGACCGCACGCTCGCCGGCCTGGGCCTGCCCGCCGCCGACCGGGACCTGCTCCGGCAGGGCATCGACGCCGTGCTGGGGGACGGGGAGCGGATCGCCCTCGGCCGGCTGCGCTACACGATCACGGCGGGGCCGGGGCCGCTCGGCTCCGACCGGGGCGAGCAGGGGATGAGCTACATCGTCACGGCGGCGGAGGTCGGCCCCCTCGCGCGGACGACGGCCGTCGCGACGGTGCCGTGGACCCGCAACGAGCGGGCCGCCACCGCGGGACTGAAGACGACCTCGTACGCGGAGAACGTCATCTCGCTCGCGCACGCGAAGGGAAAGGGCGGGACGGAGGCGATCCTCGCCAACACCCGCGGTGAGCTGTGCGAGGGCACCGGCAGCAACATCTTCGTCGTCGTTGACGGGGTGCTGCGCACACCGCCGCTGGAGAGCGGTTGCCTTGCCGGCGTCACCCGCGCGCTGACCATCGAGTGGGCCCGGGAGATCGGCGTCGAGGTGCGCGAGGAGGCCCTGCCCCTGACGGTGCTCGAGACCGCTGAGGAGATCTTCCTCACCAGCAGCACGCGGGACGTCCAGCCCGTCCACGCCGTCGACGGGCGTGAGCTGCCGGCTCCCGGACCCGTCACCGCCCGTGTCCAGGAGGCCTTCGTGAAGGCCGCGACCGCCACGATCAACCCGTGAGCCCGACGGAGAGCACCATGACCGCCGAGTCGTCGACACCCGAGAAGGAGTCCCCGGGGCGCACGGCCGATGGCCGGCGCAAGACCTACCGGGTCGTGCGCGACGAGCAGCACGCCGTCGTGCGCCAGGAGCTGCTGGACCGCTTCGGCTCGGACGGGCGGATCGACGCGCACGAGGACCCGATCCGGTGGCGGCGCGCCATCCGCACCAACCCGATGACCGGGACGATCTACCGTGTCGTCGTCGCCGTGGTCGGTCTGGCGCTGATCGTGGCCGGGATGCCCCTGGTCCCGCTCGTCGGCCCCGGCTGGGCGATCATCTTCATCGGGTTGTTCCTGTGGAGCACCGAGTTCATGTGGGCCCGCCGCGTGACGCAGTACGTCAAGGCCGAGGTCAAGGCCTTCGAGCAGTACACGCGGGCGCTGCCCTGGCGGGCGAAGATCCCGCTGCTCATCGCCTCCGCCGTCTTCGGGTGGCTGTGCTTCTGGCTGGCCCTGACCATCACCGGCATCCCGGGGTGGCTGCCGGACCACCTCGAGGACCTGCTCCTGCAGGTGCCCGGCATCGAGCTGATCCCGCCGCGGTGAGACACGAAGGGGGCCGATTGGCACGTTCGTGAGCCCGCCGGGTACTCTGCTCGGGTTGCCCGGCCGGGACGCTGGTCGGGAAGCCACGGACGTATAGCTCAGTTGGTTAGAGCGTTCGCTTCACACGCGAAAGGTCAGGGGTTCGAGTCCCTTTACGTCCACCACGAGACCGGCCCCGCACATCCGTGCGGGGCCGGTCTCGTTTGGGGCGGGCTCACTTCGCGGCGACCCGTACCAGCTTCCGGTTGACGAACTCGTGCATCCCGTCGCGGGCCAGCTCGCGGCCGTAGCCGGAGCGCTTGACGCCGCCGAAGGGCAGTCCCGGCAGCGTCGTCCCGTGCTCGTTGACGTAGGCCATGCCGACGTCGAGCCGGGTGGCGACCTCCGCGGCCTTCTCCGGGTCGTCGCTCCACACCGAGCCGGACAGGCCGAAGGTGGATGCGTTGGCCTGCTCCACCGCGGCGTCGACGTCGGTCATCCGGTAGACCATCGCCACCGGGCCGAAGAGCTCCTCGTCCCAGGCCCGCATGTCGGGCGTGATGCCGGTGAGCACGGTCGGCGCGTAGAACGCGCCGGGACCGTCCTGGGGCCGGCCGCCGGTGTGGACCGTCGCCCCCTTCGACACCGCGTCCTGCACCTGCTCGTGGAGGTCGTCGCGGGCCTGCATCGAGGACATCGGCCCCATCTGCGTCGCCTCGTCCAGAGGGTCGCCGACGACCGTCTTCTCGACGTTGCGCGTCAGCGCGGCGAGGAA
Proteins encoded in this region:
- a CDS encoding aminotransferase class IV, coding for MSDVRVWVNGSIVGPDEPSLAALDHGVTVGDGAFETCKIVDGEVFAADRHLARMDRTLAGLGLPAADRDLLRQGIDAVLGDGERIALGRLRYTITAGPGPLGSDRGEQGMSYIVTAAEVGPLARTTAVATVPWTRNERAATAGLKTTSYAENVISLAHAKGKGGTEAILANTRGELCEGTGSNIFVVVDGVLRTPPLESGCLAGVTRALTIEWAREIGVEVREEALPLTVLETAEEIFLTSSTRDVQPVHAVDGRELPAPGPVTARVQEAFVKAATATINP
- a CDS encoding chorismate-binding protein, translating into MEFARFGSTTWSDPVEVSHDASDLERGSWVVVVTFEGELTAVRFAHRDEGGGAPGRAERWPGVAGWRASLDRAGYVAGVEEIRRRIAAGTVYQVNLTTMLETHLPPDAHLPDLAARLARGNPAPFAGTVHVPSAGLDLVTASPERYVARSGDRLLSSPIKGTAPTPEQMLTKDVAENVMIVDLVRHDLQQVCSAGSVVVERLCAPEAHPGLVHLVSDVAGRLRPDVTWADVLGATFPPGSVSGAPKSSALQAIADLETAPRGPYCGALGWIERDDDGCATGELAVGIRTFCATTAPDGGRLLRFGTGAGITWSSDPEGEWAECELKTRVLMDLASGRVGP
- a CDS encoding PRC-barrel domain-containing protein, with product MAVHIPDMAIRSYLGHEVRSTTGQLLGHIVDVLADAESAVPEWVVVSLRGLLPRHRALPCALLLRTTRGLVVPVSRRTLRDSPQIWLGSAMTARQELDLHVYWSGH
- a CDS encoding helix-turn-helix transcriptional regulator, translating into MSHPARAGALLRSLRQRYGATQSDLGHDSGVSVRTIRGLERGEIQHPQLATLQQLALAMRLPPQDQAEFLHAWATPRQPGYDGLLVDPTLSEMEQIDAMTRSVLGAYRVINQTWHTTIGVDRRMSTTRCQVALEAVEHGLERVFNVQNGDEHTTAARLDFVPLRGCRLSGRWDFEDSNVTVFGVDLPRPLTKGQSHAYEYEVISHPDEDGTLGYSDGFIWGAPHTTRSIVVSVEFAAPPATLRRVQKAPGKDFEFLDPVPLDDTLQAALVLEDADPGAYGFTWTW
- a CDS encoding sigma-70 family RNA polymerase sigma factor, which gives rise to MRERVVLANRGLADTLARRFEGRGIEVDDLHQVAMLGLVQAARRYRPDKGHGFTAFAAPTITGELKRYFRDHGWAVRPPRALQEMHQQVRETSAALSQELQRDVTDAEVADELDIDVAEVRAARAAGDRYRSTSLDAPIRASGPVLSETLAADDGEESYDKVVTLISLRAAMEDLDGRERQILRLRFSADLTQQEIGERIGVSQMQVSRILSSVCRRLRTRIDGREPVSTG
- a CDS encoding PGPGW domain-containing protein encodes the protein MSPTESTMTAESSTPEKESPGRTADGRRKTYRVVRDEQHAVVRQELLDRFGSDGRIDAHEDPIRWRRAIRTNPMTGTIYRVVVAVVGLALIVAGMPLVPLVGPGWAIIFIGLFLWSTEFMWARRVTQYVKAEVKAFEQYTRALPWRAKIPLLIASAVFGWLCFWLALTITGIPGWLPDHLEDLLLQVPGIELIPPR
- a CDS encoding FAD-dependent oxidoreductase — its product is MTSVWLQDREPFPSDSLDGGRVQDVVVGAGITGLVTALLLARAGRQVVVLEARTPGAVTTGNSTAKVSLLQATRYSQLLGRHSEDVVRAYVEGNREGRDWLLRYCAEHDVGVLRRPAVTYASDDGEGLRRAKEEHEAARRLDLGVRWEHDLPVPFPTSGGTVLDDQAEVDPMALVDALVRDLRDHGGRVVTGTRVRGVTGTGQLTVQCRGGSSVVCDQLVLATGTPVLDRGLHFARLSPERSYALALEHPAPPEMMLISSHGPSRSLRDARAGDARLLLVGGEGHTVGRTDSERLHVDRLRRWTREHFPEATEVAHWSAQDYVSHDLLPVIDTMPGSSERIHVATGYGKWGMTNGVAAALATAARILDGRVPWAQRLQDRPVRAGAVRGFATINAGVVASGVRHAAGAALRPLDETPPSEGKGVVGRRGPVPTAVSTVDGRTCALSAVCTHLGGVVEWNDVEQSWDCSLHGSRFSHSGEVLEGPATRPLRPARGSD